From Candidatus Eisenbacteria bacterium, the proteins below share one genomic window:
- a CDS encoding T9SS type A sorting domain-containing protein encodes MLLALLAPEAIAAAPKSGAGNVRRPPTIRRSAAATDNSGRVDANNLDMFLTNHGSFGWDLSTSEPGLRYPKGTTKTALFAAGIWVGAQVNDTVRTCIAEYSQEYAPGPMYNGTFQVDQPTFKNYRLEANNTTSDDYLNWPSQPAPSGQGAPVDTLGNPLLQGDLTLWSVYNDADPGRHTNGSAGRTKPLGLEIQQSTFAFARGGALGNIIFIKFRMINKGANNLDSTYVSIWADPDLGDASDDLVGCDTTLSLGYCYNETNNDAVYGGACPAVGFDFFRGPIVQVSPGVYDTLGMTSFNKYINGEDPTSATEAYHLMQGRKKDGSALHENDNPLDPITTFQFPGDPVAPSGWLDGGGNDRRMQLSTGPFTMAPGDTQDVVCALIVGQGSNNISSITDLKQKDAAAQVVFDLNFDIPSPPPNPTVYVHPLDRGIRLIWGKEPVGTNSENLNLGQDFHFEGFRVWQFPSNNAGFPPKVVATFDVDDSVGPIYSDLFNSAKGGVERNLVISGTNSGLQFALDLTNDALRGGRLINNRDYYFAVTSYSFDVNNTSTYFLGPNPIGTIAEVLESGFKIQTATPRGSNAVLTVAGTQTAGDRVGHRVSVEQLDQNALSDSLYRVTFAADESWTLANAVTGDTVLAAQTNTSGDFDYPIVLGFMPRVIAATKPASIFQHLAAGDSLDLGNGGADSAGVYTLDNEIGAGIDGFNFGDGTNHDYEIRILPDTTEFCWEYNFGDPSPQATFKCPFAIYDMGACSFQDPSDDFKATAMIRDDDGSGSWTWGDRLYIRDIPYASVPWGTVGLQSTDVNPANDDQTLGRFGFEPFNTAFTDNNALPPSSRLIVRGGRLCPQDVFQFRLVPVGKAPGTIVANDIKKILAVPNPYYAHSAYELNQFDRVMKFTNIPAAKKVTIRIFNMDGDLVRTIQRVASTADEMARAEIRWNLNSDNNLPVASGIYIYRVDVDGVGSKTDRLAVFIERERLDNY; translated from the coding sequence GTGCTCCTGGCGCTGCTGGCTCCGGAGGCGATCGCCGCCGCGCCGAAGTCGGGCGCGGGCAACGTGCGGAGGCCGCCTACGATTCGGCGATCCGCGGCCGCCACCGATAACAGCGGGCGGGTGGACGCGAACAATCTCGACATGTTCCTGACGAATCACGGCTCGTTCGGGTGGGACCTGTCCACCTCCGAGCCTGGCCTCCGTTATCCGAAGGGGACAACCAAGACCGCCCTGTTCGCGGCGGGGATTTGGGTTGGAGCCCAGGTGAACGACACGGTCCGGACCTGCATCGCCGAGTACTCTCAGGAATACGCGCCCGGCCCGATGTACAACGGGACGTTCCAGGTCGACCAGCCGACGTTCAAGAACTACAGGCTGGAGGCCAACAACACGACGAGCGACGACTACTTGAACTGGCCCTCGCAGCCGGCGCCCAGCGGTCAGGGCGCGCCGGTCGACACGCTCGGCAATCCGCTCCTTCAGGGTGATCTGACGCTCTGGAGCGTCTACAACGACGCCGATCCGGGCCGTCACACGAACGGCAGCGCGGGGCGGACGAAGCCGCTCGGACTCGAGATCCAGCAGTCGACGTTCGCATTCGCGCGCGGCGGCGCGCTCGGAAACATCATCTTCATCAAGTTCCGGATGATCAACAAGGGAGCCAACAACCTCGACAGCACCTACGTCTCGATCTGGGCGGATCCCGATTTGGGCGACGCCTCGGACGACCTGGTGGGGTGCGACACCACGCTCAGCCTCGGCTACTGCTACAACGAGACGAACAACGACGCCGTGTACGGAGGGGCGTGCCCCGCGGTCGGATTCGACTTCTTCCGCGGCCCGATCGTGCAGGTCTCCCCGGGTGTCTACGACACGCTCGGGATGACCTCGTTCAACAAGTACATCAACGGCGAGGATCCGACGAGCGCGACGGAGGCCTATCACCTCATGCAGGGGCGCAAGAAGGACGGCTCCGCGCTCCATGAGAACGACAATCCTCTCGACCCGATCACCACGTTCCAGTTTCCCGGCGATCCGGTCGCGCCCTCGGGCTGGCTCGACGGAGGGGGGAACGACCGAAGGATGCAGCTCTCGACGGGGCCCTTCACGATGGCGCCGGGGGATACGCAGGACGTCGTCTGCGCGCTGATCGTCGGCCAGGGGTCCAACAACATCAGCTCTATCACGGATCTCAAGCAGAAGGATGCCGCGGCGCAGGTCGTGTTCGACCTGAATTTCGACATCCCGTCGCCCCCGCCGAACCCGACCGTGTACGTGCACCCGCTGGATCGGGGGATCCGTTTGATCTGGGGCAAGGAGCCGGTCGGGACCAACTCGGAGAATCTGAATCTGGGGCAGGATTTTCACTTTGAAGGCTTTCGCGTCTGGCAGTTCCCCTCAAACAACGCGGGATTTCCTCCGAAGGTGGTCGCGACGTTCGACGTGGATGATTCGGTCGGGCCGATCTATTCCGATCTGTTCAACTCGGCGAAGGGCGGGGTGGAGCGAAATCTCGTCATCTCGGGGACGAACAGCGGGCTCCAGTTCGCGCTCGATCTGACCAATGACGCGCTGCGGGGCGGCAGGCTCATCAACAACAGGGACTATTATTTCGCCGTCACCTCCTACTCGTTCGACGTCAATAACACCTCTACCTACTTCCTCGGGCCCAACCCGATCGGAACGATCGCGGAGGTGCTCGAGAGCGGCTTCAAGATACAAACGGCGACGCCACGAGGGAGCAACGCCGTCCTGACCGTCGCGGGGACTCAAACGGCGGGGGACCGCGTCGGGCACCGGGTCTCCGTGGAGCAGCTGGACCAGAACGCCCTGTCCGATTCCCTCTACCGCGTCACCTTCGCCGCCGACGAGAGCTGGACGCTCGCCAACGCCGTTACGGGCGACACGGTTCTGGCGGCGCAGACGAATACGAGCGGGGACTTCGACTACCCGATCGTTCTCGGGTTCATGCCTCGCGTGATCGCCGCGACGAAGCCGGCGTCGATCTTCCAGCATTTGGCGGCCGGAGATTCGCTCGACCTCGGGAACGGAGGCGCCGATTCCGCCGGGGTCTACACCCTGGACAACGAGATCGGCGCGGGCATAGACGGGTTCAATTTCGGGGACGGTACGAATCACGATTACGAGATCCGGATTCTGCCCGACACGACCGAGTTCTGCTGGGAGTACAACTTCGGCGATCCGTCCCCTCAAGCGACGTTCAAGTGCCCGTTCGCGATCTACGACATGGGCGCGTGCTCGTTCCAGGATCCCTCGGACGACTTCAAGGCCACGGCGATGATCCGCGACGACGACGGGAGCGGGTCCTGGACGTGGGGGGACCGCCTCTATATCCGTGACATTCCCTACGCCAGCGTTCCATGGGGCACGGTGGGACTTCAGTCCACCGACGTGAACCCCGCGAACGACGACCAGACGCTGGGGCGGTTCGGCTTCGAGCCGTTTAATACGGCCTTTACGGACAACAACGCGCTGCCTCCGTCCAGCCGGCTGATTGTCCGCGGCGGGCGCCTCTGTCCCCAGGACGTGTTCCAGTTCCGACTCGTGCCGGTGGGCAAGGCCCCCGGTACGATCGTCGCGAACGACATCAAGAAGATCCTGGCCGTTCCGAATCCCTACTACGCGCACTCGGCGTACGAGCTGAACCAGTTCGACCGGGTCATGAAGTTCACGAACATCCCTGCGGCGAAGAAAGTGACGATCCGGATCTTCAACATGGACGGGGATCTCGTGCGGACCATCCAAAGGGTGGCCAGCACCGCGGACGAGATGGCGCGCGCCGAGATCCGTTGGAATCTGAACTCCGACAACAACCTGCCTGTGGCGAGCGGGATCTACATCTATCGCGTTGACGTGGACGGCGTGGGCAGCAAGACCGATCGGCTCGCGGTCTTCATCGAACGCGAACGCCTCGATAACTATTGA
- a CDS encoding Glu/Leu/Phe/Val dehydrogenase: MGSTIQKELDPLENARLQFEEAAARLKLDPTFVQIIKEPRRATIVKLPVQMDDGSFRVFTGYRVQHSIIRGPAKGGIRYHPDVHLEEVMALAAWMTWKCAVVGIPFGGGKGGIACDPSKMSKGELERLTRRYTADLIDVFGPESDVPAPDVNTNEQTMAWIMDTYSMHSRHTVTSVVTGKPLALGGSAGRREATGRGVLLVVREAAKRIGLALKGARVVVQGFGNVGSVAADLLAKEGALVVAASDVQGGITKPEGLDVPALIQHVQQKKTVVGFPGATPVDGKKILELPCDILIPAALENQITHSNAGRIHARIIAEGANGPTTHQADKILNKAGVLVIPDILANSGGVTVSYFEWVQDRQGLFWREEEVNQRLEHIMVDSFNDVARMADEHKVSFRVAAFMLAIKRVVDAMTLRGVYA, from the coding sequence ATGGGCTCGACGATTCAGAAGGAGCTCGATCCGCTCGAGAACGCCAGGCTCCAGTTCGAGGAAGCCGCGGCCCGCCTCAAGCTCGATCCCACGTTCGTCCAGATTATCAAGGAACCCCGCCGGGCCACGATCGTGAAGCTCCCCGTCCAGATGGACGACGGGAGCTTCCGCGTCTTCACCGGCTATCGCGTCCAGCACTCGATCATCCGCGGTCCGGCCAAAGGCGGCATCCGGTATCACCCGGACGTTCACTTAGAAGAGGTCATGGCTCTCGCGGCGTGGATGACCTGGAAGTGCGCCGTGGTGGGAATTCCGTTCGGCGGCGGAAAGGGCGGGATCGCGTGCGATCCGTCCAAGATGTCGAAGGGAGAGCTGGAGCGGCTCACCCGGCGCTATACCGCCGATTTGATCGATGTGTTCGGACCCGAGTCCGACGTTCCGGCCCCGGATGTGAACACGAATGAGCAGACGATGGCGTGGATCATGGACACCTACTCCATGCACTCCCGCCACACCGTGACGTCGGTCGTGACCGGAAAGCCGCTGGCCCTGGGCGGGTCCGCGGGGCGCCGGGAGGCGACGGGCCGCGGGGTCCTCCTCGTGGTGCGCGAGGCCGCGAAGCGGATCGGCCTCGCCCTGAAGGGCGCCCGGGTCGTCGTGCAGGGATTCGGAAACGTCGGCTCCGTCGCGGCGGATCTTCTCGCGAAGGAAGGCGCCCTCGTCGTCGCAGCCTCCGACGTGCAGGGCGGCATCACCAAGCCCGAGGGCCTCGACGTGCCGGCGCTCATCCAGCACGTGCAGCAGAAGAAGACGGTCGTCGGTTTTCCCGGCGCCACGCCGGTCGACGGGAAGAAGATCTTGGAGCTCCCGTGCGACATCCTGATCCCCGCGGCGCTCGAGAACCAGATCACCCATTCCAATGCGGGCCGGATCCACGCCCGGATCATCGCCGAGGGGGCGAACGGTCCCACCACGCACCAGGCGGACAAAATCTTGAACAAAGCGGGCGTGCTCGTGATCCCCGACATTCTCGCGAACAGCGGTGGGGTGACGGTCTCCTACTTCGAGTGGGTCCAGGACCGGCAGGGATTGTTCTGGCGCGAGGAGGAAGTGAACCAGCGTCTCGAGCACATCATGGTCGATTCGTTCAACGACGTGGCGCGGATGGCCGACGAGCACAAGGTTTCGTTCCGGGTGGCGGCGTTCATGCTCGCGATCAAGCGGGTCGTGGACGCGATGACGCTTCGCGGGGTCTACGCCTAA
- a CDS encoding GWxTD domain-containing protein, translating into MDRQRTPEERQAFWDAFWKSRDPTPETPRNEALEEFYRRVRYADQRFGVGGPGWKTDMGATYIQYGPPDEIVRNPFRFDGPPEEIWYYYQSRRVFTFVDRDGFGRYELDRERSR; encoded by the coding sequence ATGGACCGGCAGCGGACCCCGGAGGAGCGCCAGGCGTTCTGGGATGCCTTCTGGAAGAGCCGCGATCCGACCCCCGAGACGCCCCGCAACGAGGCGCTGGAGGAGTTCTACAGGCGCGTGCGTTACGCGGATCAGCGCTTCGGCGTGGGGGGGCCAGGCTGGAAGACCGACATGGGCGCTACCTACATCCAGTACGGCCCGCCCGACGAGATCGTGCGGAACCCGTTCCGGTTCGACGGCCCGCCCGAGGAGATTTGGTACTACTATCAATCGCGGAGGGTCTTCACCTTCGTCGATCGGGACGGTTTTGGTCGCTATGAGCTTGACCGCGAACGCTCCCGATAG
- a CDS encoding TonB-dependent receptor produces MSDPRMALPQECRGGRVMTRPRMRRRLGVVTFIVACAFFVFGKSWAGTTGTISGTVTDSKTGEPIGLATVTIPELKRGATSDAQGHYYVTNLPAGKYSVRVALLGYVPQAREGIEVFPDFTTKLDIPMEPTVLKDVAEVEVKAERPLIQKDVTATTKFLNGEELRYQPLRGYQDAVAQQSGVVSFNLNNLNQVNSATEITNSNTLIIRGGRPNEVAYYVDGFSQQDPLTGFSTTNIAPEAVDEVVVQAGGYNAEYGRINSGIVNVVTREGGDRYSGTLEGIYGDHFSNSRGNKIASLAFGGPIVPSWKKVTFYLSGERRDTEDRKPSIITDQLGFYTQPGLFENGVLPTNDSKSWASAGKLALRLSPLQTLRLAGTYNEDKWHQFLNSYRFNLPHAPKYLDRNYSVSGNWNHSLSDRTFYEIKGNFFSTERIRGDGVYFDNLAEYSRPNGDPTFSSKEALFWDGDDPATGANEAHVWNDLLHRKSSYVGFAANYASQLSHSVQLKFGGDYQRHTLRYYDHYAPTQAYDGAGNPDNVKDVDHYGYDALGNELNEGDTFTDLNGNKSRDAGEPFQDKNGNGIYDNPLDVAKHPKVASLYVQSKYEALGLVVNAGLRWDYLTPSTRALRSEAFPLGPEFGDSLNDPSALGPQDLTDSKVYQRLSPRLGVGFPVTDQTLVHVNYGKFYQQPNLQDLYASYAFLEHKINIGGYFVGFGNPNLKPEQTTAYELGITHTPTDRSRIEVATYYKDVRDLVEITTIRSAPNAFSSYRNRDFATIKGIDLAYTLRRVNHVAMNANYSLSWARGTGSISQSQRTIAWTAKTPPKIATPLAFDQRHRFTLNMDYRLGQSEGPTVHGSHWFENAGVNVLFNAGSGTPYTPTKVYNAVTLGAVFPTPTGEINSQYGPWTFTVDLKGGKTLKFGQQSLEIYLWVLNLFDRKNIYSVYTGTGDAETTGYLTTDAGQKFLADNGQDAERRYHLAELNPDAFGNPRLVRLGARVSF; encoded by the coding sequence ATGAGTGACCCTCGGATGGCGCTTCCACAGGAGTGCAGGGGAGGGAGAGTCATGACGCGACCTCGGATGCGTCGGAGGCTGGGCGTCGTCACGTTCATCGTGGCGTGCGCCTTTTTTGTTTTTGGGAAATCGTGGGCGGGAACGACGGGCACGATCAGCGGCACCGTCACGGACTCCAAGACCGGCGAGCCGATCGGGCTTGCCACGGTCACGATTCCGGAGCTCAAGCGCGGGGCGACGAGCGACGCCCAGGGCCATTACTACGTCACCAATCTGCCGGCAGGTAAGTACTCCGTACGGGTCGCGCTCCTCGGCTACGTCCCGCAAGCGCGGGAGGGGATCGAGGTATTCCCCGACTTCACGACGAAGCTCGACATACCCATGGAGCCCACGGTTCTCAAGGACGTGGCCGAGGTCGAGGTGAAGGCGGAGCGACCTCTCATCCAGAAAGACGTGACCGCAACCACGAAATTCCTGAACGGCGAGGAGCTCCGATATCAGCCCCTCCGCGGATACCAGGACGCCGTGGCCCAGCAGTCGGGCGTGGTCAGCTTTAATTTGAACAACCTGAACCAGGTCAACAGCGCGACCGAGATCACGAACAGCAACACCTTGATCATCCGCGGCGGACGCCCCAATGAGGTCGCCTACTACGTCGACGGATTTTCCCAGCAGGATCCGCTGACCGGGTTCTCGACCACCAATATCGCCCCCGAGGCCGTCGATGAAGTGGTCGTCCAGGCCGGCGGCTACAACGCCGAGTACGGGCGGATCAACTCGGGCATCGTGAACGTCGTGACCCGCGAGGGCGGTGACCGGTACTCGGGCACGCTCGAGGGGATCTACGGCGACCATTTCAGCAACAGCCGTGGAAACAAGATCGCCTCGCTGGCCTTCGGCGGTCCGATCGTCCCCAGCTGGAAGAAGGTCACCTTCTACCTGTCGGGCGAGCGGCGGGATACCGAGGATCGGAAGCCGAGCATCATCACCGACCAGCTCGGCTTCTACACGCAGCCCGGGCTCTTCGAGAACGGAGTGCTCCCCACGAACGACAGCAAGTCCTGGGCGAGCGCGGGCAAGCTGGCGCTTCGCCTCTCCCCGCTCCAGACGCTCCGGCTGGCGGGCACCTACAACGAGGACAAGTGGCACCAGTTCCTGAACTCCTACCGCTTCAACCTGCCTCACGCTCCGAAGTACCTGGACAGGAACTATTCCGTCTCGGGGAACTGGAACCACAGCCTCTCGGACCGGACGTTCTATGAGATAAAGGGCAACTTCTTCTCGACCGAGCGCATCCGCGGCGACGGGGTCTATTTCGACAACCTCGCCGAGTACTCGAGGCCGAACGGGGACCCGACGTTCAGCAGCAAGGAGGCCCTTTTCTGGGATGGGGACGACCCCGCCACGGGGGCGAACGAGGCGCACGTTTGGAACGACCTGCTCCACCGGAAGTCCTCGTACGTCGGCTTCGCGGCGAATTACGCGAGTCAGCTCTCTCACAGCGTGCAGCTCAAGTTCGGTGGGGACTATCAGCGGCACACGCTTCGCTACTATGACCACTACGCCCCGACGCAGGCGTACGACGGCGCCGGCAACCCGGACAACGTGAAGGACGTCGATCACTACGGCTACGATGCCCTCGGGAACGAGCTCAACGAAGGCGACACCTTCACCGACCTGAACGGGAACAAGAGCCGCGACGCCGGGGAGCCGTTCCAGGACAAGAACGGAAACGGGATCTACGACAACCCGCTGGATGTGGCGAAGCACCCGAAGGTCGCCTCGCTTTACGTGCAGAGCAAGTACGAGGCGCTCGGGCTGGTCGTGAACGCGGGTCTTCGGTGGGACTATCTGACACCCTCGACGCGCGCGCTCAGGAGCGAGGCCTTCCCGCTCGGCCCCGAGTTCGGCGACTCCCTGAACGATCCGAGCGCCCTGGGTCCCCAGGATCTGACGGACTCGAAGGTCTACCAACGCCTGAGCCCCCGGCTCGGCGTGGGCTTCCCGGTGACGGACCAGACGCTCGTCCACGTCAATTACGGGAAGTTCTACCAGCAGCCGAATCTTCAGGATCTCTACGCGAGCTACGCGTTCCTCGAGCACAAGATCAATATCGGGGGCTATTTCGTCGGGTTCGGGAACCCGAACTTGAAGCCGGAGCAGACGACGGCCTACGAGCTGGGGATCACCCACACGCCGACCGACCGGTCCCGCATCGAGGTGGCGACCTACTACAAGGACGTGAGGGACCTCGTGGAGATCACGACCATCCGATCGGCCCCGAACGCGTTCTCCTCCTACCGGAATCGAGACTTCGCGACGATCAAGGGGATCGACCTCGCCTACACCCTCAGGCGTGTCAATCACGTCGCCATGAACGCCAACTACAGCCTTTCGTGGGCGAGGGGAACGGGCTCGATCTCGCAATCGCAGCGGACGATCGCGTGGACGGCGAAGACCCCGCCCAAGATCGCCACCCCGCTCGCGTTCGACCAGCGGCATCGGTTCACGCTCAACATGGATTACCGCCTGGGCCAGTCGGAGGGCCCGACGGTGCACGGCTCGCACTGGTTCGAGAACGCCGGCGTGAACGTGCTCTTCAACGCCGGAAGCGGGACGCCGTACACCCCGACCAAGGTCTACAACGCCGTGACTCTCGGGGCCGTTTTCCCGACGCCCACCGGCGAGATCAATTCTCAATACGGGCCGTGGACGTTCACGGTGGACCTCAAGGGAGGCAAGACTCTGAAATTCGGCCAGCAGAGCCTCGAGATCTACCTCTGGGTTCTGAACCTCTTCGACCGGAAGAACATTTACTCGGTCTACACGGGCACGGGCGACGCGGAGACGACGGGCTATCTGACCACGGATGCAGGCCAGAAGTTCCTCGCCGACAACGGACAGGACGCCGAACGTCGGTACCATCTCGCGGAGCTCAACCCGGACGCCTTCGGCAATCCTCGCCTGGTGCGCTTGGGCGCGAGGGTGAGCTTCTAG
- a CDS encoding PorV/PorQ family protein: MDGPMRDDRRNFFRKTEDTGMRSLASILMVAIALSTLVGQGRAGGLDRVGTAGAQELRIPMGPASIALGGAAVALGGGLSNVFWNPASLAATDNSEAMVSYSTYLADSKVNYGAVSTGLGSAGMVALSVKVLNIGDITVTTEDAPEGTGQILSPNFGVFGLTYGRRMTDRVLLGVTGMFINERVADLTANGFALDLGLQYDTGWRGLRFGFAMKNVGPNMHYTGGNLEQRIIVPGDDPSAQPHVVQLESTSFELPSYLQLGGAYDLKFSEKVDGTVFATYQGNNFSTDEYRIGAECRLAGHLALRGGFQGQAPLKGQDRQNDYLYNFSYGAGLNFNLGDRPVNFDWAGTHVGQFFGDNQQFSLRLAF; encoded by the coding sequence ATGGACGGACCAATGCGTGACGACCGGCGGAATTTCTTTCGGAAGACGGAGGACACGGGAATGAGGTCCTTGGCTTCGATCCTCATGGTGGCGATCGCCCTTTCGACTCTCGTCGGGCAGGGACGGGCGGGCGGACTCGATCGGGTGGGAACCGCGGGAGCGCAGGAGCTGCGCATTCCCATGGGGCCGGCATCGATCGCGCTGGGCGGCGCGGCCGTTGCGCTGGGGGGCGGCCTCTCGAACGTGTTCTGGAATCCCGCCTCGCTGGCCGCGACCGACAACTCGGAGGCGATGGTTTCCTACAGCACCTACCTGGCCGATTCCAAGGTGAACTACGGCGCCGTCTCGACCGGCCTGGGCTCGGCCGGAATGGTCGCTCTCTCGGTGAAGGTCCTGAACATCGGCGACATCACCGTGACCACGGAGGACGCTCCGGAGGGGACGGGGCAGATTCTCTCGCCCAACTTCGGCGTGTTCGGCCTCACCTACGGGCGGCGCATGACGGATCGCGTGCTCCTCGGGGTGACCGGCATGTTCATCAACGAGCGCGTGGCGGATCTGACGGCGAACGGCTTCGCGCTCGACCTGGGGCTGCAGTACGACACAGGGTGGCGCGGCCTCCGTTTCGGCTTCGCGATGAAAAACGTGGGACCCAACATGCACTATACGGGCGGAAATCTGGAGCAGCGGATCATCGTGCCGGGCGACGATCCTTCCGCCCAGCCCCACGTCGTGCAGCTGGAGTCGACCTCGTTCGAGCTGCCGTCGTACCTGCAGCTCGGCGGCGCGTACGATCTCAAGTTCTCCGAGAAGGTCGATGGGACGGTGTTCGCGACCTACCAGGGCAACAACTTCTCGACCGACGAATATCGGATCGGCGCCGAATGCCGGCTCGCGGGGCACCTGGCGCTGCGCGGCGGATTCCAGGGGCAGGCCCCGCTCAAGGGGCAGGATCGCCAAAACGACTACCTCTATAACTTCTCGTACGGCGCCGGCCTCAATTTCAATCTCGGGGATCGTCCCGTCAATTTCGATTGGGCCGGAACCCACGTCGGGCAATTCTTCGGCGACAACCAGCAGTTCTCACTGCGCCTCGCGTTTTGA
- a CDS encoding LD-carboxypeptidase, whose protein sequence is MIAPPRLRSGDRIGVVAPSGPVLRRLVERGARALEREGFRVILARHVFDRKGHLAGEDGARAEDVNRMLRNPDIRCVLMARGGYGAMRIAESVEWGAMRRDPKIFAGFSDATFLHLGFARHAGVRTLHGPNLHGFAGMRRGSVKRWVAWVTEPMPPESIRFLNAPVRLAGGRAVARGPVLGGNLTLLDHAIGTRVMPSFRGSILFLEEVNEPPYKIDGMLTHLRLSGVLAGLRGIALGDFYRCKPKPRRPELPLREVLEDHVRASRVPALMGIKAGHARRNLPFPLGARALLDARRGRIVFEQGLVS, encoded by the coding sequence TTGATCGCGCCGCCGCGCCTCCGTTCGGGCGACCGCATCGGAGTCGTGGCGCCGTCCGGACCTGTCCTCCGGCGGCTCGTCGAGCGGGGCGCACGCGCTCTCGAGCGCGAGGGATTCCGCGTCATCCTGGCGCGGCACGTCTTCGACCGAAAGGGACACCTCGCGGGTGAGGATGGGGCGCGCGCCGAGGACGTGAACCGCATGCTCCGAAACCCGGACATCCGCTGCGTCCTCATGGCCCGGGGCGGCTACGGGGCGATGCGTATCGCCGAGTCGGTGGAGTGGGGGGCCATGCGCCGCGACCCCAAGATCTTCGCCGGCTTCTCGGACGCGACCTTCCTCCATCTTGGTTTCGCGCGGCACGCGGGCGTGCGCACCCTCCACGGACCCAATCTCCACGGATTCGCCGGCATGAGGCGGGGGAGCGTGAAACGCTGGGTCGCCTGGGTGACGGAGCCGATGCCGCCCGAGTCGATCCGCTTCCTCAACGCGCCGGTCCGGCTCGCGGGAGGGCGCGCGGTGGCGCGCGGCCCCGTGCTCGGTGGGAATCTGACGCTGCTCGACCACGCGATCGGGACGCGCGTGATGCCGAGTTTTCGAGGGTCGATTCTCTTTCTGGAGGAAGTGAACGAGCCGCCCTACAAGATCGACGGGATGCTCACCCACCTACGGCTTTCAGGGGTTCTGGCGGGGCTTCGCGGCATCGCCCTGGGGGATTTCTACCGCTGCAAGCCGAAGCCCAGGCGGCCGGAGCTTCCGCTCCGGGAGGTGCTCGAAGATCACGTTCGCGCATCGCGCGTCCCGGCGCTCATGGGGATCAAGGCAGGTCACGCGCGGCGCAACCTTCCGTTCCCGCTCGGCGCGCGGGCGCTGCTCGATGCAAGGCGGGGCCGGATCGTGTTCGAGCAGGGGCTGGTTTCCTGA
- a CDS encoding transcriptional repressor — protein MSLTANAPDSAGSALQSWAEFLAAHHLRVTEPRRLIAQAIAQSPGHFDAETLRLRLRGQGRRLSRATIYRTLALLQSCGILRRVQLVEGTLHYELSRPNDPHHHLVCRRCGSVQEVTDASLTRAVREAARRAAFAPEEFVLRIRGLCSRCRGSRASGGRPEPST, from the coding sequence ATGAGCTTGACCGCGAACGCTCCCGATAGCGCCGGATCGGCACTCCAGAGCTGGGCCGAGTTCCTTGCCGCCCATCATCTTCGTGTCACCGAGCCGCGCCGGCTCATCGCCCAGGCGATCGCCCAGTCGCCGGGGCACTTCGACGCGGAGACGCTTCGGCTCCGGCTGAGGGGCCAGGGGCGGCGCCTCTCCCGCGCCACGATCTACCGGACTCTCGCCCTGCTCCAGAGCTGTGGGATCCTGAGAAGGGTGCAGCTCGTGGAGGGTACGCTCCACTACGAGCTCTCCCGTCCGAACGATCCGCACCATCATCTTGTCTGCCGGCGCTGCGGCTCCGTCCAGGAGGTCACCGACGCGTCGCTGACGCGAGCGGTCCGCGAAGCGGCTCGCAGGGCGGCCTTTGCGCCGGAGGAGTTTGTCCTACGCATTCGGGGCCTCTGCTCCCGATGCCGCGGATCGCGCGCCTCAGGGGGTCGACCTGAGCCATCAACATAA